TACTATTCTCTTACTCCCACATCCTATCCGACTcttgttttcaaatgcattctTCAGCCTTCTCCTGCCCTACCTACTGCATCCTGTGTTCTGCTTTCTGacttgcttctcttttcttatagcttttctttccagttcctGTTCGTTCTGGTCCCAGAGGAACGAGGACTGAAACATTAACAGTTGCTGGAGGACTAAGTTAATATGGCTGTTGTTATGAGTGTAGAGTTCAGGTGAGGGCTCCAGGAGACATCCTTTGTGTACGAGGTTGTGCCCTGGAGTTCTTTGCACCACTTCATTGCtggggcagcagagaggaatgTATATCTGTGCTTCACCCACTACCATCTACAGTCCAgcatttaagataaaaatactaataaaagtCGATCTTTGCTAGGATATGGATGTTCCAGTTATTGCAAGTTAGTTAACAGGTGGTAAATTGCTCTGCTATTATCACTTCACTGTGTCAGTTACAAAGAAGTTGAAAAGCTTCAGACACAGAGTAAGAAAAGCAAGTGGATTTGAATCATCACATGTGTCTTGATGAGGGGTATGGGAGTTGCAGGTACTTTGACAGTGGTTTGAAAAATGTGTCATTTCACAGTAAATTCAGTATGCATACCTGTGTCTTATTTTCTAAGTCATATTGCTGGTTTTACAATAAGGCTGTTATATTAGTAGGGGATATATCCCTGTGTTACCTGTACCTCTTTGTCAGATGAGGATCACCATCCTCATAAATCTGTGCTTACAATACATGCAAGCACTTCCTGTGTTGATGTCAACGTATCCTGAATATAAATCACAGATATAAAATACTTACATTACTTATAATTTCTCCATTGAAATGTTGTGTGGGTAAGGCTGGAAAATTTATGTCTTTATTATCTTTCTGAAGATACACCTCATTTGTTCATCATGAGCTTTTATATTGcctgaaaatacagctttacAGACTATATGAAGAAGAGCATTTTCCAGCTGAGGTTAGCTGTAGCCAAAGGTTTGATTAGTCTGACCCTTGCAGTCCACAAAATCTACTTTTGTAAATGGAAACGTGCCTGGAAGAACAAACCTTTTAACGTAATAGTCACTGTGCTGGCAAATTTATCTTCCTGCTCATTTCTTATGCCTGCGATTCCCAGATGGTTATCAGTTGTGTGCTGATGTAATCTTCTGTCCTGCTGGTTTATTTATAACCTAGATTGATCCATTTATGTATGGCTGCATATAGcaattagttttcatttttaatcttattttacacatttttgtGTATGCAAGACATAAGGAGGAATCCACCTTGTAAGACAAGTTTGGAATAAATGGATTTGTGAGTACATACATTTGTCTTTTTGGGAGATTATATACTTTTACCAACATCATcctaacagagaaataaatgtaaagGAATTAAAACTCAATGTATTTGTTATCTATACATGTATaaaatttcactgcttttcagaTTTCTAGATGATTTTATATAGTTTTCAGTTaacttctgtaatttaaaatatttggtttgGGAATGTAACTGTAGTAGGTAGTTATTTCTTGAAAGACTACCTAGGTTattagtgaaaaaaattaataaaatgaaggtgattttaaaatggagaaatacaccaatatacatatatatattttagtttAATGCATCTCTTCTAACTTGTTTCAGGTTGAAGAAACTTCTTGAGCAGGAGAAGATCTATCAAGCCCGTAAGGAGAAGGAACATACAAAGAGACTCAATAAACTAAGAGAAGAACTAGTGAAGCTCAAATCATTTGCACTCATGCTGGTGGATGAAAGACAAATGCATATTGAACAACTTGATCAACAAAGCCAGAAAATACAGGACTTAAATCAAAAActaaaggaagaagaagaaaagcttaaaattattagtgcaaaaacaaaagaagatggACAAAAACTGATGAAGTTAGAGGCAGAACTTGAACACAAAACATCATCATTTTCTCAAGAACATGAGGAGATGACTGCTAAACTGGCTAATCAAGAGTCACATAATAGACAGCTAAGGCTTAAGCTAGTGGGGTTGACTCGCAGAATAGAGGAGCTAGAAGAAACTaacaaaaatcttcaaaaagCTGAGGAAGAACTTAAAGAACTAAGAGATAAAATAGCAAAAGGGGAATGTGGGAACTCTAGCTTAATGGCAGAAGTGGAAAACCTCCGCAAGCGTGTGCTTGAAATGGAGGGGAAAGATGAAGAGATCACAAAAACTGAATCCCAGTGTAAGgagctgaaaaataaactgcaagAGGAAGAGCACAATAGCAAAGAGTTGAAACTTGAAGTggaaaaattgcagaaaagaaTGTCAGAACTAGAGAAGCTGGAAGAGGCTTTCAATAAAAGTAAGTCTGAATGCACCCAGCTACACTTAaacttggagaaagaaaagaatttgacTAAGGATTTGATAAATGAGTTGGAAGTGGTGAAGACTCGAGTGAAAGACCTTGAGGCATCAGAAAGCAAGTTGGAAAGGGCTGAAATAAGCTTAAAAGATGACCTTACAAAGCTGAAGTCATTTACTGTAATGTTGGTTGATGAACGAAAAAAtatgatggaaaaaataaaacaggaggaaaaaaaggttgagGGTCTAAACAAGAATTTTAAAGTTGAACAAGGGAAAGTTATGGATGTAACAGAGAAACTGATAGAAGAAAGTAAGaaatttttgaaactgaaatctgaaatggaggaaaaagtgTCTAGTTTGACAAAGGAAAGGGATGAGTTAATTGGCAAACTGAGAAGCgaagaagaaaaatcctctGAACTAAGCTGTAGAGTTGAcctgttaaagaaaagaattgATGGTATAGAGGAAGTAGAAAGAGAAATTACAAGAGGTCGAGCCAGGAAAGGACCAGAGCATGGTTGTCATGAGGACAACAAGATTAAAGAACTTACCATTGAAattgaaagactgaaaaaacgTCTCAAACAATTGGAAGTAGTTGAAGGAGATTTGATGAAGACAGAGGATGAATATGATCAGCTAGAGCAGAAATTTAGGACTGAGCAGGATAAAGCTAACTTTCTTTCTCAACAACTGGAGGAGATGAAGCTCCAGATAGCCAAAACCAAAGCAATAGAAAAAGGTGAAGCAGTAAGCCAGGAGGCAGAGTTGAGGCACAGGTTTCGTCTGGAAGAGGCCAAAAGCAGAGatttgaaagca
This region of Nyctibius grandis isolate bNycGra1 chromosome 1, bNycGra1.pri, whole genome shotgun sequence genomic DNA includes:
- the FILIP1 gene encoding filamin-A-interacting protein 1 isoform X5, with amino-acid sequence MLIWLKKLLEQEKIYQARKEKEHTKRLNKLREELVKLKSFALMLVDERQMHIEQLDQQSQKIQDLNQKLKEEEEKLKIISAKTKEDGQKLMKLEAELEHKTSSFSQEHEEMTAKLANQESHNRQLRLKLVGLTRRIEELEETNKNLQKAEEELKELRDKIAKGECGNSSLMAEVENLRKRVLEMEGKDEEITKTESQCKELKNKLQEEEHNSKELKLEVEKLQKRMSELEKLEEAFNKSKSECTQLHLNLEKEKNLTKDLINELEVVKTRVKDLEASESKLERAEISLKDDLTKLKSFTVMLVDERKNMMEKIKQEEKKVEGLNKNFKVEQGKVMDVTEKLIEESKKFLKLKSEMEEKVSSLTKERDELIGKLRSEEEKSSELSCRVDLLKKRIDGIEEVEREITRGRARKGPEHGCHEDNKIKELTIEIERLKKRLKQLEVVEGDLMKTEDEYDQLEQKFRTEQDKANFLSQQLEEMKLQIAKTKAIEKGEAVSQEAELRHRFRLEEAKSRDLKAEVQALKEKIHELMNKEDQLSQLQVDYSVLQQRFVEEENKNKSMGQEVLNLTRELELSKRYSRALRPSINGRRMVDVPVTSTGVQTDAVSSETAEEETPAVFIRKSFQEENHIMSNLRQVGLKKPMERSSVLERYPPAANELAMRKSWIPWMRKRETGAQATPDKGAQTHSTPAHPGEVVLSPKQGQPLHIRVTPDHENSTATLEITSPTSEEFFSSTTVIPTLGNQKPRITIIPSPNIMSQKGKGSESPMGPDRSMSPVTITTFSREKSPEGGRAPFADRPASPIQIMTVSTSAAPAEICVSPQSQDMTMGRAVFKVTPEKQTVPTPIRKYNANANIITTEDNKIHIHLGSQFKRSPSAVPDSASPVITVRPVNIAAEKEVVTGTVLRSPRNNLSSRPAASKVTSTITITPVTTSSTRGTQSVTGQDGSSPRPAPTRIPVSKGMKAGKPVVAAPGAGNVTKFEPRAETQSMKIELKKSSASSSASLGGGQG